In the Lentimicrobium sp. L6 genome, TTGACAAATATTTTTGCGTAAAAATCAATTCCCCCAGAATTTCAACTTGACCCGAAGTTATTCAATCGTTTATCAAATTCATCAGGCCTTTTCTGACACTGTCAATTTATGCAATTCTGATTCGCTTATATGGTTCTGAAAGAATCTGATAATTCTTCCAAACCATCTTATCTACTTTTAACTTTTTTATGATGTCTTCCGGAAATACGAATTCCTGTTGAATTATTTCTAAAACCTTATTCCTAACGGAGTCGTGAATCAAATGGTTTTCAAAAAGCCATTTTAAACGTTCAACATTTGGTTGTGAGAAAGACGAATACTTTCGTCTTTTACAAAATCTTTGAATAGTAGTCTCATCATTTAGTGATTTAACCGTGCTGTCAATCCATCCAAAGCAAAGCACTTCTTCAACCGCATCATTATACAAAATTCGTATCTTGCCTGTCTTCTTTAATGGATATTCCAACCAAATATCATCTTCGACCTCAAAATTTGTTTTGAGCCAATTTCTCCATTCTTTTCTGTCAATAAAGTATTTTGTTGATATATCGTTCATTTATTTAATTGCTGCCAAGGGCTGTTTTCATCTAAAAACCAACGAAAATCCGAAATTCTGACCAAATATAAGGCCTTTTATTTTGTCATTCATTAATTCTCTTTCGTATCTAGCTTATCCAAAACACGACGCGTACCAAAACCTACTACTATGCATTTTTTTTATTTTGTCATAGCATACACTTGACATGGTTTTCCTGTCGAAGTATTTTTAATATCGATCTTAATTTTGATCTTGGTTATTAATTCTGCAATAGACTGGTTCATAAAAATATTTTCAACAACAAAGCAGCCATTAGCCTCACATTTCTTATCGAATTTTATATGCTCATTGCCATGATTTCCAATGCCACAAGCATCTATTAAAATAAATCTTGGCTTTAAAGACAAAATAAAATCAAGAACCTTTTCTGATAGAAAGGTATTTACTTCACCGTATTCTTTTGTGCCATATCCAAATTTATTCAAGACATTTGTATAGAGAATAAAAGCTTTACCTTCCATATCCATTTTTTCCAATTCATTTATTTCAGGCATATGCTTAAAACACTTAATTAATTCCACTTCTAATTCATATACAGATTCACTGGGTGAGGCTGTATAACAATCAATATGTGTACCAATATGTCCTAAAGCATTTACAGAATCCGATTGTGTTTTCGCCCATAAATATGACGGATGCTCACTAGATAGTTCTAAACTTAATTTATGTATCAATACTTTTTCTTTTTAATTGCCCACAAAATTCAAATTCTTTTTGCGGGCGTATTAATATATCCAGTTGGCATTAGCGGAGTAAAATCTTCTTCAGCTGTACAAAATACCAACCATTATTACAATTCATTATTCCCTAGTTTTATTCTTTCAAAATGAATTAAACAAAAACAAAAATGCATGGAGAACACAGTATTATGATGCCTTACTGCTTTTTCTTCTGTCGAAACAACCACTCTATCATTAAAGGATCGCTATAAGCCGCAATCCATGAGAAATGCCCTACTTCAGGATAATAAGTAAGTCCGGGATGCGCACCAACATCTATCAAGGCCTGCAGCATATCCACAGAATACTGAGGATCAACCGAAGTATCCTCAGCTCCATGAAAAATCCAGATTGGAATATCTTTAATTAGAGGAGCGGTGGTCGGGTCTCCTCCGCCACAAACGGGAACTGCTGCAGCAAATAAATCAGGGTATCGAGCCATGGCATCAAAAGTACCTAAACCTCCCATTGATAATCCTGTAATATAGATGCGTCTTGTGTCTACGGAATAGTCTTTTATAAGTTGTTCGATGAGTTGAACAAGTAATTCCATAGGCTTGGTTGGGATATCTTGCATTTGGATGCTGCCACTTGTTTCATCAAAAAGAAAGTTGGCCCAGCTTTCACCTGAAGGACATTGAGGAGCCACCACAAATGAACTATGCATTTTCATTTGTTCACTAGTGGCAAAATTCTTCACTCCCCATTTTAATTGTGCCTCGTTATCGTTTCCCCGCTCACCAGATCCATGAAGAAAAACCACCAAAGGAAGCTCGCGCATGGTATTATAATCTGGAAATAGAAATCTATAATTCAGTGTATCTTGTCCACTAACAAACTTCTCTAAACTAAAAAGTGAAGGCTGAGCGTAGCCAGTAAAAGAGTTAAATAAAAGAATTTGTGCTACGATAAATACCCATATTATTAAGGAAGACGTTTTCATGCTTTCTGGTTTTGAAAATGTTCAATTTTATTAAAACTCACCTCATGTAAATAGCTTTAATATTAAGCTTTTTTAGTAGTTGTAGTAATTCTTTTCAATTCACTGATAAGGTTTTTTTTAGTTTCTATATCAGAAGAAGAATGCCCTGCATTAGTTATATTCAATTTGGAATTATTTAATTTGGAATGCAATCGAAATGCTTGTGTTGGTGGACAAATAAAATCGTATCGTCCTTGTACTATGGAAGTTTTAATATGGGCAATTTTATCAATATTATCCATGATATAATCTTCAGGAATGAAGCAGTTATTTTTAATATAATAAGCCTCGAGTATGGCCATAGATTTAAATGATAAGGTATTTAAGGAATCCTTAGGATCTGCTATTTTATTGATGGTATAAAAAGACATCTCATAATAAGCCCATTCGTAAGCATATTTATCACTCCTCTCTTTATTGTTCGATAGCATTTGTTCCAAATAGTAATTCACCGGATTTTCTCCTTCGGGTACTAATTTGGCAAACCGGTCCCAAACATCTGGAAAGAATTCCTTTATTCCCCCATTTATATAATGATCCAATGCATATTTATTGGCTAGCCATATTCCTCTCAACACCAA is a window encoding:
- a CDS encoding YdeI family protein gives rise to the protein MNDISTKYFIDRKEWRNWLKTNFEVEDDIWLEYPLKKTGKIRILYNDAVEEVLCFGWIDSTVKSLNDETTIQRFCKRRKYSSFSQPNVERLKWLFENHLIHDSVRNKVLEIIQQEFVFPEDIIKKLKVDKMVWKNYQILSEPYKRIRIA
- a CDS encoding prolyl oligopeptidase family serine peptidase → MKTSSLIIWVFIVAQILLFNSFTGYAQPSLFSLEKFVSGQDTLNYRFLFPDYNTMRELPLVVFLHGSGERGNDNEAQLKWGVKNFATSEQMKMHSSFVVAPQCPSGESWANFLFDETSGSIQMQDIPTKPMELLVQLIEQLIKDYSVDTRRIYITGLSMGGLGTFDAMARYPDLFAAAVPVCGGGDPTTAPLIKDIPIWIFHGAEDTSVDPQYSVDMLQALIDVGAHPGLTYYPEVGHFSWIAAYSDPLMIEWLFRQKKKQ
- the pip gene encoding prolyl aminopeptidase translates to MTTQKNDQAYKQGYLEISNNHSLYFELYGNPKGIPVLFLHGGPGAGFSDKDKKFFNKKRYNVIFFDQRGTSRSKPFGSVENNTTQDLIGDINTILDDLGFDKVYVFGGSWGSTLALVYAIHSPERVLGLVLRGIWLANKYALDHYINGGIKEFFPDVWDRFAKLVPEGENPVNYYLEQMLSNNKERSDKYAYEWAYYEMSFYTINKIADPKDSLNTLSFKSMAILEAYYIKNNCFIPEDYIMDNIDKIAHIKTSIVQGRYDFICPPTQAFRLHSKLNNSKLNITNAGHSSSDIETKKNLISELKRITTTTKKA